In Rhododendron vialii isolate Sample 1 chromosome 9a, ASM3025357v1, the following are encoded in one genomic region:
- the LOC131302067 gene encoding sulfhydryl oxidase 2-like isoform X1 has translation MSSILIPLSLFLLSLEALSASSASIGSRSVLRAVVVEKTGNQPDFAVDLNATNFDAVLRDTPATYAIVEFFAHWCPACRNYKPHYEKVARLFNGPKAVHPGIILMTRVDCASKINTDLCDRFSVGHYPMLFWGAPSKFVSAGSKPKLDKNEILGIDDGRTADRLLNWINKQLGSSYGLEDEKFENEHLQSNVSDPGQIVRAVYDVEEATSTAFDIISEHKMINSETRASLIKFLQLLVAHHPSRRCRKGSAEFLVNFDELYPSDMLADKKQETIIANGKGALGNLQICGKEVPRGYWMFCRGSRNDTRGFSCGLWVLLHSLSVRVEDGESQMAFSASCEFIHSFFICEECRQHFHDMCSSVSTPFNKTRDFVLWLWSAHNKVNERLMKEETSLETDDPKFPKMIWPSKQLCPYCSLSKSQERNGTSQIDWDHDEVFKFLGSYYGKMLVTVYKGKGLEDGGTDKAVADDLTVSTNALVVPVGAALAIAVASCAFGALACFWRSRQKNRKYFHQPHYFKNI, from the exons ATGTCTTCCATTCTTATACCACTGTCCCTGTTCCTTTTAAGCCTCGAAGCTCTATCCGCGTCATCAGCTTCAATCGGATCTCGCTCGGTCCTCAGGGCCGTCGTCGTCGAAAAAACCGGAAACCAGCCGGATTTCGCCGTAGATTTGAACGCCACGAATTTCGATGCCGTCCTCAGGGACACCCCGGCCACCTACGCCATTGTTGAATTCTTCGCTCACTG GTGCCCTGCTTGCAGAAATTATAAG CCACATTATGAAAAGGTAGCGAGGCTTTTCAATGGACCTAAAGCAGTTCATCCAGGGATCATATTGATGACAAGAGTAGACTGTGCATCAAAG ATAAATACTGATCTTTGTGATAGGTTCTCCGTGGGTCATTATCCTATGCTTTTTTGGGGCGCTCCTTCTAAATTTGTCTCTGCTGGTTCAAAACCTAAACTAGACAAAAATGAGATACTTGGCATTGACGACGGGCGGACAGCTGATCGCTTGCTTAATTGGATAAACAAGCAATTAGGAAG CTCATATGGCTTGGAGGATGAGAAGTTTGAAAATGAGCATCTCCAATCAAATGTGTCAGACCCTGGACAG ATTGTACGCGCTGTATACGATGTTGAGGAAGCAACATCAACTGCCTTTGACATCATCTCAGAGCACAAG ATGATCAATTCGGAGACTCGGGCATCACTCATAAAATTTCTTCAACTTCTTGTGGCTCATCATCCATCTAGAAG GTGTCGGAAGGGAAGCGCAGAGTTCCTTGTCAACTTTGACGAGTTGTACCCATCAGATATGTTGGCAGACAAAAAACAGGAAACCATCATCGCTAATGGGAAGGGCGCACTAGGAAATTTACAGATTTGTGGGAAAGAAGTTCCTCGTGGATATTGG ATGTTTTGTCGAGGCAGCAGGAATGATACAAGGGGATTTAG CTGTGGTTTATGGGTTCTATTGCATTCACTCTCTGTGAGAGTTGAAGACGGGGAGAGCCAGATGGCATTTTCAGCTAGTTGTGAATTTATTCACAGTTTCTTCATCTGTGAGGAGTGCCGCCAACACTTTCATGACATGTGTTcaag TGTTTCTACTCCTTTCAACAAAACCCGTGACTTTGTCCTCTGGTTGTGGAGTGCACATAACAAAGTCAACGAGAGATTAATGAAAGAAGAAACATCTCTCGAAACAGATGATCCAAAGTTCCCGAAGATGATATGGCCTTCGAAACAGCTTTGCCCCTATTGTTCTCTCTCCAAAAGCCAGGAACGTAATGGTACTAGTCAGATTGATTGGGACCACGATGAGGTTTTCAAGTTTTTGGGTAGCTACTATGGAAAGATGCTTGTGACTGTGTACAAGGGCAAGGGGCTCGAGGATGGTGGGACCGACAAGGCTGTCGCTGATGATCTGACAGTCTCTACGAATGCACTTGTGGTGCCTGTCGGGGCTGCATTGGCAATCGCCGTGGCCAGCTGTGCATTTGGAGCACTTGCTTGCTTTTGGCGCTCGCGGCAGAAGAATAGGAAGTATTTTCACCAACCACACTATTTTAAGAACATATAA
- the LOC131302065 gene encoding uncharacterized protein LOC131302065 isoform X2, translating to MGFCQQALLGCAFGFILAVLWFVSFGLALVVHHCCGWRIKVKGKESHLSQRICLILLLVFTCAAATGCILLSVGQDEFHGESMHTLKYVVNQSDFTVQTLRNVTEYLLLAKTINVAQVFLPSDVKEEIDKLNEDLNTAADMLSQKTSQNSGKIQRVFNAIRSSLITVAALMLLLSLVGLFLSILGHKHAIHIFLISGWLLVAVTFVLCGGFVILNNAISDTCMAMGEWVDNSHAETALSNILPCVDQRTTNQTLTQSKQVVTDIVNIVNQFIYTIADTNPSPQANYPSYYNQSGPSMPPLCYPYDGQLQVRQCTSFEVSMENASLVWQNFTCTVSASGLCTSVGRVTPDMYGQLVAAVNISVALQWYAPPLLSLQDCNFVRDTFRNITSNYCPPLEHDLQTVNAGLALISVGVMLCLALWLLYANRPQREEVFAKLSFKIKNTCRNINSNADVLSTSTTPRSGA from the exons ATGGGATTTTGCCAACAAGCATTACTGGGCT GTGCTTTTGGTTTTATTCTCGCTGTGCTCTGGTTTGTTTCTTTCGGCTTGGCTCTGGTTGTACATCATTGCTGTGGATGGAGAATAAAAGTCAAAGGCAAAGAATCACACTTGTCACAAAGGATATGTCTGATCCTGCTTCTTGTCTTCACATGTGCTGCAGC GACCGGATGTATTCTTCTGTCTGTCGGACAAGATGAATTCCATGGTGAATCGATGCATACTCTGAAGTATGTGGTGAATCAGTCGGACTTCACCGTGCAAACACTAAGAAATGTCACAGAGTATCTGTTGCTGGCAAAAACTATCAATGTGGCTCAGGTTTTCCTGCCTTCAGATGTCAAAGAGGAAATTGACAAGTTAAATGAAGACTTAAATACCGCAGCAGATATGCTGAGCCAGAAAACAAGTCAAAATTCTGGGAAAATACAGAGAGTCTTCAATGCAAT ACGATCGTCATTGATCACTGTTGCTGCATTGAtgcttcttctctctcttgttgGTCTTT TTCTATCCATTCTTGGTCACAAACATGCAATTCACAT ATTTCTCATTAGTGGATGGTTACTTGTGGCAGTCACATTCGTTCTTTGTGGAGGATTTGTAATACTCAACAA TGCCATTTCCGACACTTGTATGGCTATGGGAGAGTGGGTAGATAATTCTCATGCAGAGACTGCTCTTAGCAATATCCTTCCATGTGTTGACCAAAGAACCACGAACCAGACCCTCACTCAGAGTAAACAAGTCGTCACTGATATTGTAAATATCGTCAACCAATTCATATACACCATCGCAGATACAAATCCGTCTCCTCAGGCAAATTATCCTAGTTACTACAATCAATCTGGGCCATCGATGCCACCTCTTTGTTATCCATATGACGGTCAGCTGCAAGTTCGCCAGTGTACTTCCTTCGAGGTGTCTATGGAAAATGCATCTCTG GTTTGGCAGAATTTTACTTGCACAGTGTCAGCATCTGGGTTATGCACCAGTGTGGGAAGGGTGACCCCAGACATGTATGGGCAGTTGGTGGCGGCCGTCAATATAAGTGTCGCTCTTCAGTGGTATGCTCCACCATTACTCAGTCTCCAGGACTGCAATTTTGTGCGCGACACTTTTCGGAACATCACTTCAAATTACTGTCCTCCCCTCGAGCATGATCTCCAAACGGTAAATGCCGGTCTCGCCCTCATCTCGGTTGGAGTAATGCTTTGTCTTGCGCTCTGGTTACTTTATGCAAACCGCCCCCAAAGGGAGGAAGTGTTTGCGAAGCTGTCATTTAAAATAAAGAACACTTGCAGAAATATCAACAGCAACGCTGATGTTTTATCTACAAGCACAACTCCAAGGAGTGGAGCTTAG
- the LOC131302067 gene encoding sulfhydryl oxidase 2-like isoform X2 produces MSSILIPLSLFLLSLEALSASSASIGSRSVLRAVVVEKTGNQPDFAVDLNATNFDAVLRDTPATYAIVEFFAHWCPACRNYKPHYEKVARLFNGPKAVHPGIILMTRVDCASKINTDLCDRFSVGHYPMLFWGAPSKFVSAGSKPKLDKNEILGIDDGRTADRLLNWINKQLGSSYGLEDEKFENEHLQSNVSDPGQIVRAVYDVEEATSTAFDIISEHKMINSETRASLIKFLQLLVAHHPSRRCRKGSAEFLVNFDELYPSDMLADKKQETIIANGKGALGNLQICGKEVPRGYWMFCRGSRNDTRGFSCGLWVLLHSLSVRVEDGESQMAFSASCEFIHSFFICEECRQHFHDMCSSVSTPFNKTRDFVLWLWSAHNKVNERLMKEETSLETDDPKFPKMIWPSKQLCPYCSLSKSQERNGTSQIDWDHDEVFKFLGSYYGKMLVTVYKGKGLEDGGTDKAVADDLTVSTNALVVPVGAALAIAVASCAFGALACFWRSRQKNRKPRRSWN; encoded by the exons ATGTCTTCCATTCTTATACCACTGTCCCTGTTCCTTTTAAGCCTCGAAGCTCTATCCGCGTCATCAGCTTCAATCGGATCTCGCTCGGTCCTCAGGGCCGTCGTCGTCGAAAAAACCGGAAACCAGCCGGATTTCGCCGTAGATTTGAACGCCACGAATTTCGATGCCGTCCTCAGGGACACCCCGGCCACCTACGCCATTGTTGAATTCTTCGCTCACTG GTGCCCTGCTTGCAGAAATTATAAG CCACATTATGAAAAGGTAGCGAGGCTTTTCAATGGACCTAAAGCAGTTCATCCAGGGATCATATTGATGACAAGAGTAGACTGTGCATCAAAG ATAAATACTGATCTTTGTGATAGGTTCTCCGTGGGTCATTATCCTATGCTTTTTTGGGGCGCTCCTTCTAAATTTGTCTCTGCTGGTTCAAAACCTAAACTAGACAAAAATGAGATACTTGGCATTGACGACGGGCGGACAGCTGATCGCTTGCTTAATTGGATAAACAAGCAATTAGGAAG CTCATATGGCTTGGAGGATGAGAAGTTTGAAAATGAGCATCTCCAATCAAATGTGTCAGACCCTGGACAG ATTGTACGCGCTGTATACGATGTTGAGGAAGCAACATCAACTGCCTTTGACATCATCTCAGAGCACAAG ATGATCAATTCGGAGACTCGGGCATCACTCATAAAATTTCTTCAACTTCTTGTGGCTCATCATCCATCTAGAAG GTGTCGGAAGGGAAGCGCAGAGTTCCTTGTCAACTTTGACGAGTTGTACCCATCAGATATGTTGGCAGACAAAAAACAGGAAACCATCATCGCTAATGGGAAGGGCGCACTAGGAAATTTACAGATTTGTGGGAAAGAAGTTCCTCGTGGATATTGG ATGTTTTGTCGAGGCAGCAGGAATGATACAAGGGGATTTAG CTGTGGTTTATGGGTTCTATTGCATTCACTCTCTGTGAGAGTTGAAGACGGGGAGAGCCAGATGGCATTTTCAGCTAGTTGTGAATTTATTCACAGTTTCTTCATCTGTGAGGAGTGCCGCCAACACTTTCATGACATGTGTTcaag TGTTTCTACTCCTTTCAACAAAACCCGTGACTTTGTCCTCTGGTTGTGGAGTGCACATAACAAAGTCAACGAGAGATTAATGAAAGAAGAAACATCTCTCGAAACAGATGATCCAAAGTTCCCGAAGATGATATGGCCTTCGAAACAGCTTTGCCCCTATTGTTCTCTCTCCAAAAGCCAGGAACGTAATGGTACTAGTCAGATTGATTGGGACCACGATGAGGTTTTCAAGTTTTTGGGTAGCTACTATGGAAAGATGCTTGTGACTGTGTACAAGGGCAAGGGGCTCGAGGATGGTGGGACCGACAAGGCTGTCGCTGATGATCTGACAGTCTCTACGAATGCACTTGTGGTGCCTGTCGGGGCTGCATTGGCAATCGCCGTGGCCAGCTGTGCATTTGGAGCACTTGCTTGCTTTTGGCGCTCGCGGCAGAAGAATAGGAA GCCGAGGAGAAGCTGGAATTGA
- the LOC131302065 gene encoding uncharacterized protein LOC131302065 isoform X1, giving the protein MKICVVSQFFLFLSVSFFSSILAARPTDSVKFILGEESLGPLKHGALSGAAQAPGPANEVPLSTLVLAESRTKRPDILHGFRRYRGGWDFANKHYWASVGFTGAFGFILAVLWFVSFGLALVVHHCCGWRIKVKGKESHLSQRICLILLLVFTCAAATGCILLSVGQDEFHGESMHTLKYVVNQSDFTVQTLRNVTEYLLLAKTINVAQVFLPSDVKEEIDKLNEDLNTAADMLSQKTSQNSGKIQRVFNAIRSSLITVAALMLLLSLVGLFLSILGHKHAIHIFLISGWLLVAVTFVLCGGFVILNNAISDTCMAMGEWVDNSHAETALSNILPCVDQRTTNQTLTQSKQVVTDIVNIVNQFIYTIADTNPSPQANYPSYYNQSGPSMPPLCYPYDGQLQVRQCTSFEVSMENASLVWQNFTCTVSASGLCTSVGRVTPDMYGQLVAAVNISVALQWYAPPLLSLQDCNFVRDTFRNITSNYCPPLEHDLQTVNAGLALISVGVMLCLALWLLYANRPQREEVFAKLSFKIKNTCRNINSNADVLSTSTTPRSGA; this is encoded by the exons ATGAAGATCTGCGTCGTCTCCCagttctttctcttcctttctgtATCTTTTTTCAGCTCCATTTTAGCTGCAAGACCCACAGATTCTGTCAAGTTCATCTTAG GAGAGGAGAGTTTGGGGCCATTGAAACACGGGGCTTTGAGCGGGGCTGCTCAAGCGCCGGGGCCTGCCAACGAGGTGCCATTGAGCACGCTTGTGTTGGCGGAGAGTAGGACGAAGAGGCCGGATATTCTTCATGGGTTTAGGCGGTATCGAGGTGGATGGGATTTTGCCAACAAGCATTACTGGGCT TCGGTTGGATTTACAGGTGCTTTTGGTTTTATTCTCGCTGTGCTCTGGTTTGTTTCTTTCGGCTTGGCTCTGGTTGTACATCATTGCTGTGGATGGAGAATAAAAGTCAAAGGCAAAGAATCACACTTGTCACAAAGGATATGTCTGATCCTGCTTCTTGTCTTCACATGTGCTGCAGC GACCGGATGTATTCTTCTGTCTGTCGGACAAGATGAATTCCATGGTGAATCGATGCATACTCTGAAGTATGTGGTGAATCAGTCGGACTTCACCGTGCAAACACTAAGAAATGTCACAGAGTATCTGTTGCTGGCAAAAACTATCAATGTGGCTCAGGTTTTCCTGCCTTCAGATGTCAAAGAGGAAATTGACAAGTTAAATGAAGACTTAAATACCGCAGCAGATATGCTGAGCCAGAAAACAAGTCAAAATTCTGGGAAAATACAGAGAGTCTTCAATGCAAT ACGATCGTCATTGATCACTGTTGCTGCATTGAtgcttcttctctctcttgttgGTCTTT TTCTATCCATTCTTGGTCACAAACATGCAATTCACAT ATTTCTCATTAGTGGATGGTTACTTGTGGCAGTCACATTCGTTCTTTGTGGAGGATTTGTAATACTCAACAA TGCCATTTCCGACACTTGTATGGCTATGGGAGAGTGGGTAGATAATTCTCATGCAGAGACTGCTCTTAGCAATATCCTTCCATGTGTTGACCAAAGAACCACGAACCAGACCCTCACTCAGAGTAAACAAGTCGTCACTGATATTGTAAATATCGTCAACCAATTCATATACACCATCGCAGATACAAATCCGTCTCCTCAGGCAAATTATCCTAGTTACTACAATCAATCTGGGCCATCGATGCCACCTCTTTGTTATCCATATGACGGTCAGCTGCAAGTTCGCCAGTGTACTTCCTTCGAGGTGTCTATGGAAAATGCATCTCTG GTTTGGCAGAATTTTACTTGCACAGTGTCAGCATCTGGGTTATGCACCAGTGTGGGAAGGGTGACCCCAGACATGTATGGGCAGTTGGTGGCGGCCGTCAATATAAGTGTCGCTCTTCAGTGGTATGCTCCACCATTACTCAGTCTCCAGGACTGCAATTTTGTGCGCGACACTTTTCGGAACATCACTTCAAATTACTGTCCTCCCCTCGAGCATGATCTCCAAACGGTAAATGCCGGTCTCGCCCTCATCTCGGTTGGAGTAATGCTTTGTCTTGCGCTCTGGTTACTTTATGCAAACCGCCCCCAAAGGGAGGAAGTGTTTGCGAAGCTGTCATTTAAAATAAAGAACACTTGCAGAAATATCAACAGCAACGCTGATGTTTTATCTACAAGCACAACTCCAAGGAGTGGAGCTTAG